From the Chitinophaga lutea genome, one window contains:
- a CDS encoding helix-turn-helix domain-containing protein, with protein MAKKKTDIPFYSLDAGAKAGIEIKRLTELGTEEIPFNTAHRDDHYIFIFQESGEGTMVVDFKEVHVQGRGIFCILPGQVHYGVVVESAVVWFLALDNALVGEQFRPAFEGRQQLVAIDDAAAHRLRSCIQLVHDLHQVLGEDRFQHAVLRSLIDAYIGLFAGIFSEENRLADDTTSRTGIITRQFKTLLAASFRQMKKPAAYAAALNISPSYLNEAVKAVTGMPVSYWIQEEVMTEARRLLHYTDHTVKQISDDLGFDDHTYFSRSFTRTAGMPPLAYRKAYRK; from the coding sequence GAGCTGGGAACGGAGGAAATCCCCTTCAACACCGCGCACCGCGACGATCATTATATTTTTATATTCCAGGAAAGCGGCGAAGGCACGATGGTAGTCGATTTCAAGGAAGTGCACGTGCAGGGGCGCGGTATCTTCTGCATCCTGCCGGGGCAGGTGCACTACGGCGTGGTGGTGGAAAGTGCCGTTGTTTGGTTCCTTGCGTTGGATAACGCGCTGGTCGGCGAACAGTTCAGGCCCGCCTTTGAAGGGCGCCAGCAACTGGTCGCCATCGACGATGCGGCGGCGCACCGGCTGCGGTCGTGCATACAGCTGGTACACGACCTGCACCAGGTGTTGGGAGAGGACCGCTTTCAGCATGCCGTGCTGCGCTCGCTGATCGACGCGTACATCGGTCTGTTCGCCGGCATTTTTTCGGAAGAGAACCGCCTGGCGGACGACACAACGTCGCGCACCGGTATTATCACCCGTCAGTTCAAAACATTGCTGGCTGCGAGTTTCCGGCAGATGAAAAAGCCCGCCGCATATGCCGCCGCATTGAATATTTCCCCCTCATACCTCAACGAAGCCGTCAAAGCCGTCACCGGCATGCCGGTCAGCTACTGGATACAGGAAGAAGTGATGACGGAAGCGCGCCGCCTGCTGCACTACACCGATCATACCGTCAAACAGATATCGGACGACCTGGGGTTCGACGATCATACCTATTTTTCAAGGAGTTTTACCAGAACCGCCGGCATGCCGCCCCTGGCTTACCGGAAAGCATACCGCAAATAG
- a CDS encoding TssN family type VI secretion system protein, producing the protein MDVKSTFVSYILFPLVAAILAAVMVVLNKKNRIMGNRRLVVVLLLTGLALGLPGLLGALKLEFMPWGYLFGQLAYLLMGVLGVFLLSRHLPEALEHRKGMLLLMGLITALLGVYLYQLAFNWLNGLRYGWLAATSVLAFFVPPVFWWAYMSLISIPSEIYTVWYYPEHEPRLDLYDVDLDKLKVLEVQLFKGASDPSPLKVKVKAPPDMSFGVWFKKFIDDYNLKFPRNGIHYQSPEGEPFGWIFYLKPSFFKRKRFIDPALTVDKNQVKERYTIFARRVTRLEQAAGGEDRVVIL; encoded by the coding sequence ATGGATGTAAAATCTACCTTCGTCAGTTACATTTTATTCCCGCTGGTAGCTGCGATACTCGCCGCCGTGATGGTGGTATTGAATAAGAAGAACCGCATCATGGGTAACCGCCGCCTCGTGGTGGTGCTCTTATTGACAGGGCTCGCGCTTGGCCTGCCCGGGCTGCTGGGCGCTTTAAAACTGGAATTCATGCCCTGGGGCTACCTCTTCGGGCAGCTGGCATACCTGTTAATGGGCGTTCTGGGCGTTTTCCTGCTGTCCAGGCACCTGCCCGAAGCCCTCGAGCACCGCAAAGGCATGCTGCTGCTCATGGGCCTGATCACGGCCCTGCTGGGCGTATATCTCTACCAGCTGGCCTTCAACTGGCTCAACGGCCTCCGCTACGGCTGGCTGGCCGCCACCTCGGTACTGGCGTTCTTTGTGCCGCCCGTGTTCTGGTGGGCTTATATGTCGCTCATCAGCATCCCCTCCGAAATCTATACCGTATGGTATTACCCGGAACATGAGCCGCGGCTCGACCTCTACGATGTGGATCTCGATAAATTGAAAGTGCTGGAGGTACAGCTGTTTAAAGGGGCCAGCGACCCCTCACCGCTGAAAGTGAAGGTGAAAGCGCCGCCGGACATGAGCTTCGGCGTATGGTTCAAAAAATTCATCGACGATTATAACCTGAAGTTCCCCCGCAACGGTATTCATTATCAATCACCTGAAGGGGAGCCTTTCGGCTGGATATTCTACCTGAAGCCTTCGTTCTTCAAAAGAAAACGGTTCATCGACCCGGCGCTGACGGTGGACAAGAACCAGGTAAAAGAAAGGTATACTATTTTTGCCCGTAGAGTGACCCGCCTGGAGCAGGCTGCCGGCGGGGAAGACAGGGTGGTGATCCTTTAA
- a CDS encoding PKD domain-containing protein, whose amino-acid sequence MEGTTRNNAIRSDNRNRVYLYIALAVLLLAVVFLLIKLFFSNPQINAHLLKNEIFLNENLVYTDNTPGASKWSWEFGDGNKSKEQSGYYRFREAGTYLVRLTVDGDMQQQFAVVVKDTVPLVLADSIRISGPTAGVTGMQLRLEAEGDANIFEWAFGETGRVDVKGRNAYYTYRMPGRYTVTLRTDKSTVPVYYVLNITEPLTDIGLVDPNAGGQALMDDFKTRLQAIANGANFNTHYYYLVRKYLCNGEKTTAQAEDETGRKNTDFYSYCIGLTFSKNVVIDEVSLTLSPSKCVSLVQVKQHRRS is encoded by the coding sequence ATGGAAGGAACCACCAGGAATAACGCCATCCGCTCGGACAACCGCAACCGGGTTTATCTTTATATCGCACTGGCCGTGCTTTTGCTGGCCGTGGTATTTCTGCTGATCAAACTTTTCTTCAGCAACCCGCAGATCAATGCCCACCTGCTGAAGAACGAGATTTTCCTCAACGAAAACCTGGTATATACGGATAATACGCCCGGGGCCAGCAAATGGAGCTGGGAGTTCGGCGACGGCAACAAATCGAAAGAACAGAGCGGGTATTACCGGTTCAGGGAAGCCGGCACCTACCTCGTGCGCCTCACGGTAGACGGCGATATGCAGCAGCAGTTCGCGGTAGTGGTGAAAGATACGGTGCCACTGGTGCTGGCCGACAGCATCCGGATTTCCGGGCCCACCGCCGGCGTTACCGGCATGCAGCTGCGCCTCGAGGCAGAAGGCGACGCCAATATTTTCGAATGGGCCTTCGGTGAAACCGGCCGCGTGGACGTAAAAGGCCGCAACGCCTATTACACCTACCGCATGCCCGGGCGTTACACCGTTACGCTGCGCACAGACAAAAGCACCGTGCCCGTGTATTACGTGCTCAACATCACCGAACCGCTGACCGACATCGGGCTGGTAGACCCCAATGCAGGCGGGCAGGCGCTGATGGACGATTTTAAAACACGCCTGCAGGCCATCGCCAACGGCGCGAATTTTAATACGCATTATTATTACCTCGTCAGGAAATACCTCTGTAACGGGGAAAAAACGACAGCCCAGGCGGAAGATGAAACAGGAAGGAAGAACACCGATTTTTATTCCTACTGCATCGGCCTCACGTTCAGTAAAAACGTGGTGATCGATGAAGTGAGCCTCACCCTTTCGCCTTCCAAATGCGTAAGCCTGGTGCAGGTAAAGCAGCACCGCCGGTCTTAA
- a CDS encoding GPW/gp25 family protein, whose amino-acid sequence MSTSFYKKPFNFSRLFSNQPLETCDAGISISQHIELIIFSRFGEHRFNPAFGCEVWELDFELIVNQAMWEDKMSQSVKRAVRDQEKRLYEVDAFINVSDVEKVFPLRRMTEIKKKVDITVTGRLTATGENYVFATALFLSPLSSE is encoded by the coding sequence ATGAGTACCTCGTTCTATAAAAAACCTTTCAACTTCTCCCGTTTGTTTTCCAACCAGCCCCTGGAAACCTGCGATGCGGGCATCTCCATCAGTCAGCATATCGAGTTGATCATTTTTTCCCGCTTCGGCGAGCACCGCTTCAATCCGGCGTTCGGTTGCGAGGTGTGGGAGCTCGACTTCGAGCTGATCGTGAACCAGGCGATGTGGGAAGACAAAATGAGCCAGTCGGTGAAACGCGCCGTGCGGGACCAGGAGAAGCGGCTGTACGAAGTGGACGCATTCATCAACGTGTCCGACGTGGAGAAGGTGTTCCCCCTGCGGCGGATGACGGAGATCAAAAAGAAGGTCGATATTACGGTGACAGGCCGGCTCACGGCCACCGGCGAAAATTATGTATTTGCAACGGCTTTGTTCCTGAGCCCGTTATCATCTGAATAA
- a CDS encoding type VI secretion system baseplate subunit TssG produces MEEMGAFNLNNFDTDYKAAVLAAELVESGFDINNLFIWPAGNSRRNFSRDVQSVEWHHLEHAHKSLLCIKTSREGLYDMLPEGLFHQPVPYSSTRSTEEIIDQIKRYKEEEKQARRFFLPLEAELNLFRVLIELRENKIDKKNIYDDLIRIFHPGWEIFSLLDQQQANIFLHMLPFLHEAKSDLTKLEHLLSLLLQMPARIAFEPAGPLKAETAARMGEAALGVDTICGEYFDEGDEAMIIHIGPVSPHMALQLFPGERLEKIVRWLVAYFVPAETTVHLQTDILPEQRALVLDEAAVLGYTAFI; encoded by the coding sequence ATGGAGGAAATGGGCGCATTTAATCTCAATAATTTTGACACCGACTACAAAGCCGCCGTGCTGGCGGCCGAACTGGTGGAGTCCGGGTTCGACATCAACAACCTCTTCATCTGGCCGGCGGGCAACAGCCGGCGCAACTTCTCCCGCGACGTGCAGTCGGTGGAGTGGCATCACCTCGAACATGCCCATAAATCGCTCCTCTGCATCAAAACCAGCCGGGAAGGACTGTACGATATGCTGCCCGAAGGGCTTTTCCATCAGCCGGTGCCCTACTCTTCCACCCGCAGCACCGAAGAGATCATCGACCAGATCAAACGGTACAAGGAAGAAGAGAAACAGGCCCGCAGGTTTTTCCTGCCGCTCGAAGCGGAGCTGAACCTCTTCCGCGTGCTCATCGAACTGCGCGAGAATAAAATCGACAAAAAGAATATTTACGACGACCTCATCCGGATCTTCCACCCGGGCTGGGAAATATTTTCGCTGCTCGACCAGCAGCAGGCCAACATCTTCCTGCACATGCTGCCGTTCCTGCACGAAGCCAAAAGCGACCTCACCAAACTGGAGCACCTGCTCTCACTGCTGTTGCAGATGCCTGCGCGCATCGCCTTCGAACCGGCCGGCCCGCTGAAGGCGGAAACAGCCGCCCGCATGGGTGAAGCCGCCCTGGGCGTCGACACCATTTGCGGTGAATATTTCGACGAGGGCGATGAAGCCATGATCATCCACATCGGCCCCGTAAGCCCGCACATGGCCCTGCAGCTCTTCCCCGGCGAACGCCTCGAAAAGATCGTGCGCTGGCTCGTGGCCTACTTCGTGCCCGCGGAAACCACCGTACACCTGCAAACGGACATTCTCCCCGAACAGCGCGCGCTCGTGCTCGATGAAGCGGCGGTGCTCGGATATACCGCGTTTATTTAA
- a CDS encoding type VI secretion system baseplate subunit TssF, with product MQYPVHYTSKEDIKARLLQSAADFWGIRSAAELDPMVRLLIEALSGELYNLANDLRNTENRLLNKLAALLTPDLLTTPLPAHALMQAYPADATELLSDQKHFIYSPRKQAAGNTPGQEVFFTPAVPVQAHDAAVLYMATGNRLYHYDPQRGKILQAAAAGGAYLPPQTLWLGIRIHPGITALEQFPLYFNWPHFAFDHEWYKLLALCDAAINGHSIPLTGGFPYDADALQPAQGTLNKTLAFDIMPVLVRDVMEYYQDHFLTLSIRPHEHEKLRYPAPFEKVFGAQDLGRLQDPVLWLQLTFPAAIQQPLLDNMEVYTNAFPVVNRRLHKIKHRFKGIGNIIPVKPEPHEFFLSVQQLTDSRGKHYHPVSYNESETQGQDAYSVRHGGAERFDSRNAREMITYLFELLRDESAAFSAYGYDFLTDVLQSLQQNIALVEQKARHSLTDMTESTRYVIVKPQHPTEVMYLDYWTTQSEAAHQLRSGLPLVQFEGAGVRAESLLLLTRPFGARKAADQGNLLQAYKYALMTRDRIVTEDDIKNFCKYELGQRAAEIQVKRGVMASPHPKEGLKKTTDIHIRQALNHAYTTEEWELTSRQLLHKLKTRSSILTHYRLILQ from the coding sequence ATGCAATACCCGGTACATTACACTTCGAAGGAAGACATCAAGGCGCGGCTGCTGCAAAGCGCGGCCGACTTCTGGGGCATCCGTTCCGCCGCGGAGCTGGATCCCATGGTGCGGCTGCTGATAGAGGCGTTGAGCGGCGAGCTGTACAATCTCGCCAACGACCTGCGCAATACGGAAAACCGCCTGCTCAACAAACTGGCGGCCCTGCTCACGCCGGACCTGCTCACCACGCCCCTGCCCGCCCATGCGCTTATGCAGGCCTACCCGGCGGATGCAACGGAGCTTTTATCCGATCAGAAACATTTTATCTATAGCCCGCGCAAACAGGCGGCAGGCAATACACCCGGACAGGAAGTGTTCTTCACGCCCGCCGTGCCCGTGCAGGCGCACGATGCGGCAGTGCTTTACATGGCTACCGGCAACCGCCTCTATCACTATGATCCACAGCGCGGAAAAATATTACAGGCGGCCGCAGCGGGCGGCGCTTACCTGCCGCCGCAAACACTGTGGCTCGGCATCCGCATCCATCCGGGCATTACGGCGCTGGAACAGTTCCCTTTGTATTTCAACTGGCCGCACTTTGCGTTCGATCATGAATGGTATAAACTGCTGGCGCTCTGCGATGCCGCCATCAACGGGCACAGCATCCCGCTCACCGGCGGTTTCCCTTACGATGCCGACGCGCTGCAACCGGCCCAGGGCACGCTGAACAAAACGCTGGCATTCGATATCATGCCCGTGCTGGTGCGCGATGTGATGGAATACTACCAGGACCATTTCCTCACCCTGTCCATCCGCCCGCATGAGCACGAAAAACTGCGTTATCCCGCGCCGTTCGAAAAAGTGTTCGGCGCGCAGGACCTCGGCCGGCTGCAGGATCCGGTGCTGTGGCTACAGCTCACATTCCCGGCGGCCATCCAGCAACCGCTGCTCGACAATATGGAAGTGTACACCAACGCCTTCCCCGTCGTGAACCGCCGCCTCCACAAAATCAAACACCGCTTTAAAGGCATCGGCAACATCATCCCCGTCAAACCCGAGCCGCACGAATTTTTCCTGAGTGTGCAGCAGCTGACCGACAGCCGGGGCAAACATTACCATCCCGTTTCGTACAACGAAAGCGAAACGCAGGGCCAGGATGCTTATTCCGTGCGGCACGGCGGCGCAGAGCGGTTCGACAGCCGCAACGCCCGCGAAATGATCACGTACCTGTTCGAACTGTTGCGCGACGAAAGCGCGGCGTTCTCCGCATACGGTTACGACTTCCTGACGGACGTGCTGCAGAGCCTCCAGCAGAACATCGCGCTGGTGGAACAGAAAGCCCGGCACAGTTTGACGGACATGACGGAATCCACCCGCTACGTGATCGTGAAACCGCAGCACCCCACCGAAGTGATGTACCTCGATTACTGGACCACGCAAAGCGAAGCCGCCCACCAGCTCCGCAGCGGCCTGCCCCTGGTGCAGTTCGAAGGCGCGGGCGTGCGCGCGGAATCGTTACTGCTGCTGACCCGGCCCTTCGGCGCACGGAAAGCAGCCGACCAGGGTAACCTGCTGCAGGCGTACAAATACGCCCTCATGACGCGCGACCGCATCGTGACCGAAGACGACATTAAAAATTTCTGTAAATACGAACTGGGGCAAAGAGCCGCGGAGATTCAGGTGAAACGCGGCGTAATGGCCTCCCCTCACCCGAAGGAAGGCCTCAAAAAAACGACGGACATCCACATCCGGCAGGCCCTCAATCATGCATACACCACCGAAGAATGGGAATTGACGAGCCGGCAGCTGCTGCATAAACTGAAAACACGCAGCAGCATCCTCACACATTACCGGCTGATCCTGCAATAA
- a CDS encoding DUF6528 family protein, which produces MKSLFVAASLLLAMACKRDTTDPANAGVPVPDTKAAVETAAATPREMIICDQKNARIIMVDVANGNAITWEWKATASYAMIRTGAQGWFSNLSDAKLVYNGAYILATASGGGVALISVSSKKAIWYDYAGGNTHSAELLPNGNVVTASTTGGYLLIFTVDSYINDESAQGGKVLFEDVHNVVWDNTRKVLYAAGKNQLKVFTYNNSCATPRLTLKSTYTMPQGNAHDLFPVHGSTTDLWLTNSSYIYKFNVTTGAFTLAKTLSAVKSVSSGPTGYPTILARATGAGGETWRTDQIIDINGALVYKNTALGLYKARWRLVNTFSYPAGDSFHECTHP; this is translated from the coding sequence ATGAAATCACTATTTGTTGCCGCCTCATTATTGCTTGCCATGGCCTGCAAGCGCGACACCACCGATCCGGCCAATGCCGGCGTACCCGTTCCTGATACAAAAGCCGCTGTGGAAACAGCCGCCGCCACGCCCCGCGAAATGATCATCTGCGATCAGAAAAATGCCCGCATTATTATGGTCGACGTGGCCAATGGCAATGCCATCACCTGGGAATGGAAAGCCACTGCTTCGTACGCCATGATCCGCACGGGCGCGCAGGGCTGGTTCTCCAACCTCAGCGACGCCAAGCTGGTGTATAACGGCGCCTACATCCTCGCTACCGCTTCCGGTGGCGGCGTGGCGCTCATCAGCGTATCGTCGAAAAAAGCCATCTGGTACGATTACGCGGGCGGGAATACCCACTCCGCCGAACTGCTGCCCAATGGCAACGTGGTGACCGCTTCCACTACCGGCGGCTACCTGCTCATTTTCACCGTCGATTCGTATATCAACGACGAATCCGCACAGGGCGGTAAAGTTCTGTTCGAAGACGTGCACAACGTGGTGTGGGACAACACGCGTAAAGTGTTGTACGCCGCCGGTAAAAACCAGCTGAAAGTGTTTACCTACAACAACAGCTGCGCCACGCCGAGGCTCACCCTCAAATCCACGTACACCATGCCGCAGGGCAATGCGCACGACCTGTTCCCCGTACACGGCAGCACCACCGACCTCTGGCTGACGAACTCCAGTTACATTTACAAATTCAATGTGACCACCGGCGCGTTTACGCTGGCCAAAACGTTGAGCGCCGTGAAGTCGGTTTCATCCGGGCCTACGGGTTATCCCACCATCCTGGCAAGGGCTACCGGCGCAGGCGGGGAAACCTGGCGCACGGACCAGATCATCGACATCAACGGGGCGCTCGTGTACAAGAATACCGCGCTCGGTTTGTATAAAGCGCGCTGGCGGCTGGTCAATACCTTCAGCTACCCGGCGGGCGACAGTTTCCATGAATGCACACACCCGTGA
- the tssO gene encoding type VI secretion system TssO, translating to MAHLSIKERQEQFLFLLVLTLVAVSLLSWLLFGTRDLRTGAIKEKLAQRMQEEQQFARVVDEVQPVVDSTYKRIMEFDPGVTALFLESDILNAIGSVKAAYQRRAHDLKYKTFNQEAQLLEILFYDKKELRGNYRNIKKLQDDLDQCKLSQRGIQEAILNRNRNQPN from the coding sequence ATGGCCCATTTAAGTATTAAGGAAAGACAGGAACAATTCCTGTTCCTGCTGGTGCTCACCCTCGTTGCCGTCAGCCTTCTCAGCTGGCTGCTCTTCGGCACGCGCGATTTACGCACCGGCGCCATCAAGGAAAAACTGGCACAAAGAATGCAGGAAGAACAACAGTTCGCCCGCGTAGTAGACGAAGTGCAACCCGTAGTGGATTCTACCTACAAAAGAATCATGGAATTTGACCCCGGCGTTACCGCGCTGTTCCTGGAGTCCGACATCCTCAACGCCATCGGCAGCGTGAAAGCGGCTTACCAGCGAAGGGCGCACGACCTGAAATACAAAACCTTCAACCAGGAAGCGCAATTACTCGAAATACTGTTTTACGATAAAAAGGAACTGCGCGGCAATTACCGCAACATCAAAAAGCTGCAGGACGACCTGGACCAGTGTAAACTGTCGCAGCGCGGCATCCAGGAAGCGATCCTGAACCGCAACCGGAATCAGCCCAACTAA
- a CDS encoding YciI family protein yields MSKLYALVILSLISFTAAAQKPAYDKALADSLGADDYGMKMYVLVILKSGSNTTTDKKVTDSLFRGHMNNIGRLAAEGKLVVAGPMKKNDKSYRGIFILNAKTVEEGRALLETDPAVQAKIFDTEIYEWYGSAALPTYLPNHDRVSKKSH; encoded by the coding sequence ATGAGCAAATTGTACGCACTCGTAATTTTATCCCTGATCAGTTTTACCGCGGCCGCGCAAAAACCGGCATACGACAAAGCGCTGGCGGACTCACTGGGCGCAGACGACTACGGCATGAAAATGTACGTGCTCGTCATCCTGAAATCAGGCTCCAACACCACTACCGACAAGAAGGTCACCGACAGCCTTTTCCGCGGGCACATGAACAACATCGGCCGCCTCGCGGCGGAAGGCAAGCTGGTGGTAGCCGGGCCGATGAAGAAAAACGACAAATCCTATCGCGGCATCTTCATCCTGAACGCGAAAACGGTGGAAGAAGGCCGGGCTTTGCTTGAAACGGATCCCGCCGTGCAGGCGAAGATCTTCGATACGGAAATCTATGAATGGTACGGCTCCGCGGCGTTGCCGACCTATCTGCCGAATCACGACAGGGTCTCGAAAAAATCGCATTAA
- a CDS encoding siderophore-interacting protein, which translates to MPRLPKWMNDAVETLLASKFLEVKVVAISYPAPAVKKVRFEGYCEAMHYYIGYAVAFRVNALDYRNYTPVMVDDDTFDIVFHLHGKGPGSLFASRLEVGQAIRMLMPRGRKMFRPAAAHFVFGDETSLGLFQAIRQEAGIRQQAFAGLLELDGDNRDAAAMLQLPYIAKENPAAMAAALDTHFAKGAVAGESMYYLTGNARSIQACRKLLRERGVDNGRILTQPYWVEGKRGL; encoded by the coding sequence ATGCCAAGATTGCCAAAATGGATGAACGACGCGGTGGAGACCCTGCTGGCGTCGAAATTCCTGGAAGTGAAAGTGGTGGCGATATCATATCCCGCGCCCGCCGTGAAGAAAGTACGGTTCGAAGGATATTGTGAGGCCATGCATTATTACATCGGGTATGCCGTCGCCTTCCGGGTGAACGCGCTGGATTACCGGAACTATACGCCCGTGATGGTGGACGATGATACATTCGATATCGTGTTTCACCTGCACGGCAAAGGCCCCGGCAGCCTGTTTGCAAGCCGCCTTGAAGTAGGGCAGGCCATCAGGATGCTGATGCCCCGCGGCCGGAAGATGTTCCGGCCCGCCGCGGCGCATTTTGTATTCGGTGATGAAACGTCGCTCGGCCTGTTCCAGGCCATCCGTCAGGAAGCCGGCATACGGCAGCAGGCGTTCGCCGGCCTGCTCGAGCTGGATGGAGACAACCGGGACGCCGCCGCCATGCTGCAGCTGCCGTATATCGCCAAAGAAAACCCTGCGGCCATGGCCGCTGCGCTGGATACACATTTCGCTAAGGGCGCCGTGGCTGGGGAAAGCATGTATTACCTCACCGGCAATGCGCGCTCCATACAGGCCTGCCGGAAGCTGCTGCGGGAAAGGGGGGTGGACAACGGGCGCATCCTCACCCAGCCGTACTGGGTGGAAGGGAAAAGAGGCTTGTAA